The genomic stretch ggtcttTCAATATCATACACCCTtgctcaggcgacccagccagggttgatcaggtccTGGCTCGTGtctcagcagcattggcccacagatcactccttctgatccaaagccatctggaggccctctctgcagacttgatggctttccttttttcagccccagtgatgccaagtagagtgtagacatGAGGTATATTCTAATGCACCAACTAATGGCCATACAAACCAGACAGATTACTGACAGACTACTAGTCTGTCTACTTGTCACAGAGGTGTCATTTTAACACTTGTGCTGCTGCTCTTTTATATCTTTGATTAACAGTGCTCATGTATTTTGCCACTACAAACTGTTAGCCTTTCTTATTGTGCATTGAAAATCTGCTATCAGCTATCATGGTGTATAATACTCTCTTAGTTTAGAAAGGCCTCTGCTTGAGTGACTCCAATTGTCATATTACCTTGTAATTGGAAACCATTAAGAAACATCACGTGATAAACTCTCTAATGCTGTTGCTGATGAGCAAGTTAGGTGCTGGCTATCTTATGGGGGTTTTCTCATTTACCCTAATCTCATGTAGCCAGACCTCCATCTTGTCGAGCTGACAGATGGTCCAGAGACAATCTTGCCAAAATAACTAGGATAATGAGTCCTCTTGCAAGTTTGAAAATGCCTGCTTTAGGAAATGGCACCTTTGGTTAGAAGTTTCCTTTTTTGTCTACATGAGATTATCATGTATGAGCCAAAGTTTCACTAGCATGGAACAAATGAGTTGTTGTTCAGCCTCCCTGAATATCTTTTGGAACCTTTCATAATGGCTAAAAAAAGATTACATTTGACCACGTTGTGAAACACTGGCCCTAGAGCAGTCTCACAAGGCCAGATGTCACGTGACTATGCTACTTCAAGATGAGAGGACACTATGTACAGTACTTGTATTAACAGTGTTAATACCTGTGCTGCTCTAACATCGTAAGTCACGAGGAAAACTAGCCATTGCAACAAGCCTAGCAAGGGTGCAACAGTCCAGGATGTCCAAAGCCATAACTGAACATCACTAgatcattttttttatttggcaAATGCCTTCCATTGATTTGTGTTGCAAATTTATCAACAAAACCCCTCATTCATCTTAGCTGAgcatacatctactactacttctggctgctcccgttaggggttgccacagcggattattcatttccatctcttcctgtcctctgcatcttcctgtcacgccagccacctgcatgtcctccctcaccacatccataaacctcctctttggccttactcttttcctcttgcttggcagctccatcttcagcatccttctcccaatatacccatcatctctcctccgtacatgtccaaaccatgccaatcttgcctctctagctctgtctccaaaccatccaaactgagctgtccctctaatatactcattcctaatcctgtccttcttcatcacacccaacgaaaatcttagcatcatcaactctgccacctccagctctgcctcccgtcttttcatcgtgctaccgtctccaaaccatataacatagctggtctcactaccatcttgtaaaccgaccctttaactcttgctggcacccttctgtcgcaatctTTCTCACACCCACAGACAATGTTGCATAAGTCAAACCAAGGCGTTTCTAAAGAAAAGCAAGGTAACTCATTCAGCCACTATTGGCGCCGTTAAGCACAGAGAGTGCAGAATGACTTGGACTCTATACAGATTAATCCCAAAAACAGCCAGTTTACACCACTTATTATCCTCTATATCATTGCATAGTGATATTACAAATCCTTGCAAATTGATGCACTATTCAGAGGAAGCCATCCCtcttaatgtaaaaaaaatgaaaacaccATTTCAGTGTTTTCGCTGATTATGATTCATACCTTTGAGGTTGTCACAGTCATATCACGTATCGGCAATACATTTTGATAGTCCTGTATGTCGCAACTAATCAGCATCAGGTAGCTGCAACGCTAGCACTGCCACGCTTGAAATCATATTCACATGAGGCAGTTGTAGGTCAGgctaaccaaaaaacaaaacaaaaaaaacaacctagtACTCGATACCAAATAACATTGGTCATAATGGTTGATAAACTGAAATGTATGTGGGAATATTCTAGTTCTTTGCAATAAACAAGTCAATAATTTTAGCCCAATAGACTCCCAGTCGGCGAATCTGAGCGATTCTTCGCGCTCCGTCTCTCTGACGCCTAGCGGCAAAGTCTATATTGCAGGTCCAATGCAAACCAATGGGAGACAACTGGATATCTCCCAGAGAGCGACATCGTGAGGCGGTGTACAAGCGGTTGTCTCAAGCAAATACCCGAAGACTGGGGTGCCTTGATCTCTCCGAATAAAACTGAAATTAAGGTACCTCACAATGTTACAGGGTCCAGCCAAGCCAAAACAATACAATACCAAACCAACCAGGTGTGGAAGTTCTTTAGAAACAAAGTGTACTAATTAATGACACGTTCGTCTTGACAAGGTATTTGATCAATTTGTATTTTGCACGTTTCGATCATCACTTAGCGGAAAAAGGGGCAAGCGCATCTAAAATCACCCACCGTTACATGGCCACAAAACTCACATAGCATTCCTACTTTTAGCGTCATGACCACTCAAGATGTATTGTTGACTCAAGCTAGTACTGTGTGGATTGTCAAAACTGTTTGCAAGCAAAGAAACAAATCGATATTTCGTTTACCTACCCTTCAACTGTGATGATCTTCGCTCCGCTCCCGGTGTCTTGTCTAAATAGGAAGTAGACAAGTGTTTATAAATACGTAAAATTACGTGTCGCTTTTAGCGACCGAGCTAACCTcggcagtttagtacggctgactAGCTTTCCGGGAGCAGCTAGCGTCACAGTGATGGGTGACTCGTGAACGATCGTTTCAATTTGAACCACAGGTTAATGGGCGCGACAACTACTACGGTGACTTGATCAATTATACTGAACACGATATAAACGATCCTAATATTGGATAAATGTGTTAAAAGGCACTACGAGGACAGCAATGGACATATTTCTTTTGTTTAGTGACACAGTAGCCGAAGAAGTGTTACCATAGCACATTCGAGTGTCCACAGCTTTTTCTCATCGTCATGTAGAGCCACCGAGATAATACCTGCACCGTATTTTTATTCCTAGTCAATCCGTTCGGACGATAAAAATGGGATGAAATGGAGATTAATCACGTCTTCGCGTTCCGCGGATCACGTTCAAAAGAATGTATTCATCCAAAAGAATCTATAAGCGCAGCGTCGTCACGTGATAAAACGCCACCGCGGTAAGGGAAAAAAGGCGCATGTCCTCAAACACGCTCGTTCCCAGTCTGGGTCTGTCTGAGTGCCAGATTACGTTCACTGAGGTTTAGGGAGGTTTTCCTAAATACTTTGTGTAACGGTTCAACGTCACATCTATCGTGTGTCACGCCACGTAACAGAACAGTCTGCTAAAAGTGTTTGCTTATGTAGCACTTTTTCATTTGATACATTCCAGCTACACGCTAGAGACGGTATGTGGTTTTCAGGTAGGAATTTCCTGTTGTTTTTCCTCCTCGTCGCATAAATTCAGCGATGTTGTCAAGATAGCCAAGACGACCTAGACACAAATGTATGTGATCTGTCGTTTTATTTAAAAATTGCCCCCCTGTCCTTGGGGTGTATAAAATAGTGCATTTTTAAATATATCCTGTATGTTTTACCCACTTCAAGCAATTACAAGAACTCTTAACCTGTGTTCGAATAGTTGTTCAGTCCCGTCCCATATCCCAGTGGCCCATATCCCAGTGGCCCATATCCCAGTGGTTCATATCCCAGTGGCTCATATCCCAGACATTTTTCTGTGTCACAAATGGACAAATAAAAGGCATCAGCCCTGGAGAAttacgttttttttctttttcttttaatctGTTGATGGCTATTATAAGAGTTAGCCAAAAGGTCAAAAATTGAGCTGCTGTCGAtaaacactgctcaaaaaaataaagggaacacctaaaaacacaatatagacctcgatgaatgaaatatttcagctgaaaatctttatttattagacagaggaatgtgtttagagcaaaataacctaagaatgatcaatgaaaatcaaaatcattagcccattaaggtctggattcagaatcatactcaaaatcaaagtggaaaataagaacataggctgatccaacttctgtggaaattcttcaagacgattcaaaatgaggctcagtagtgtgtgtagcctccacgtgcctgtatgcactccctacaacgtctgggcatgctcctgatgagacgacggatggtctcctgagggatctcctcccagacctagatcagggcatcggtcaactcctggacagtctgtggtgcgacatcgcgttggtggatggtacgagacatgatgtcccagaggtgctcgattggattcaggtctggggaacgtgcaggccagtccatagcatcaatgccctcgacatacaggaactgctgacacactctggccacatgaggacgagcattgtcatgcatgagcaggaacccagggcccactgcaccagcatatggtctgacaatgggtctgaggatctcatcccggtacctaatggcagtcatggtacctctggctagcacgtagaggtctgtgcggccctccaaggatatgcctccccagaccatcactgacccaccgccaaaccggtcatgctggaggatgttgcaggcggcagaacgttctccacagcgtctccagactctctcacgtctgtcacatgtgttcagtgtgaacctgctctcatctgtgaagagcacagggcgccaatggcgaatctgccaaccaagatgttctctggcaaaggtcaatcgggctgcaccgtgttgggctgtgagcacaggccccaattgtggacgtcgggccctcataccatcctcatgcattctgtttctcactgtttgagcagaaacctgcacattagtggcctgttgaaggtcgttttgtagggctccggcagtgctcctcctgttcctccttgcacaaaggaccagatagtggtcctgctgcggggttgttgtcctcctgcggccccctccacgtctcctggtgtactggcctgtctcctggtacctcctccatgctctggacactgtgctgggagacacatcaaagcttcttgccacagcacgcattgatgtgccatcctggatgagctgcactacctgagcaacttctgtaggttgcagataccgcctcatgccacctctagtggtgagggcactagcaaaatgaaaaactaaccaaagatcggccagaaaagatgaggacaggcaaatggtctgtggccaccacctgcaaatccattccttttataggggttgtcttgcaaattgtctaatttccacctggtggaaattagacaatttaccaacaggtgaaattgattcacaaatcagtgttgcttcctaactggacaggttgatatctcaaaagtgtgattgacttggagctacattgcattgcttatgtgttccctttacttttttgagcagtgtacatgttTGGTTCACTATACATTATTCCAGCAGGCTGGGTTTCATTAATGGTCCATTAACTATTGCAAAGCAAAGAACCTAGTTAATCTTAGAGCTGTTGCAATAATCTTAGATGGGAGACCCATAGAAAGTTTATTTAAGCTTTGATATGTGGCTGAGCTCTGATTTAAAATAATGCCCTGAGTTTTTAATCCGAAAGGGGCACCTCACCACCCCCACGGCCACCACCACAGAAAAGCAATTAAAGGCACTGTCACAGAGCCCTCCTCCATGTCCTCTTATTTTTCTGAAATATGAATAAATTGGTTGTGCAAATTAATGCACAGAGGGAAACCACATTTCGTCTATGGCAGTTACTAGTAATAACAATCAAGCATGTTTATCAATTCACTCTTCAGGAAAGAAAAATCTCACGTGATTTTATTCAGTGGTGTTTCTCGTAATTCGTTAGTTTCCTGTCATATTGGAAAAATATTAATACCCCTGCAAGCAAACTAATAATATTTGCATGCATGGGCAGGAATAAAACAGTGATAACAATTGCAAAAAGTATATAATTATAGGAAATATATCTTAAGATGAATTATATCTTGCATCCACCTGGCATAGGAATATACAGTAACTGCAAGGACAGCAGATTGAGTATTAACCAATAGGATCAGCAGCTTTTGGAAAGGTGTCAGGGCAGAGGACACTCTTCAGGGCTTTCACTGTATTACTGACACCTATTTATTAATCTTCATAATCCTATTCCATTACCAGATGGGAAGACGAACGGGAGGTAGAGAAATAATATTAAGAAGACAGGTAGCAACAATGGCAAACGGGAGTGTATGTGTACATGAGTGTAAAGAATTGTGATATTGTGCACAGTAATATGCATAATGTGTGTGTCATTGTGTTGGAGGAAGAAGGACAAGTGACACCAACCAAGAAACTGAAGACTTTAATAAATAATCTGTCATAATATATGTCATTGTGCCTTATGTCTCCCTACAGTCAGCTTTAAATCGTGTTTCAATGCAAAATTAAAAACAAGATCAATTTGGCATCATATTAATGATCAAACATGATAACTTGCCCAGTGATTGGagatttggggattttttttttttttttacaaagggaAGAACCTTGAGAATATATTAAGCAATGCACATAGGAGTTTATTTTCTGGAATAATACAGTAAGACAAACTAGTTTTGTGTATTTGTTGACTTGTAATCAAATGTAACAATTCATTTTTTTTACttataaataaacataaaaaaataaTTTGCTTAGTTCCTTGTTAGCATATTTTTCATTATGCAAAGAATTGATAAGTAAGTATTGATAAGTAACTCGAAAATTGCTATGAGTATGGTTTCTGGTATTGCATATAGTTTTCTGAGGGGTCAGCTCAGTAGTTTGTAGTTAAAACTGAAAATGAACCAGGTCTGAGCACTTCATATTGAATTATGGGAGGACAGCCGGAAGTGTGAGGAAATCAGCTTTTGGAGAAAATTCAGTTCGAATCATGCTTTATTTAAGGATACTATATTTTGATTCTATTCGGTTTCTGAAATGAGCAGGAATTTCAGAAAGAAATCACGGTCGTTTTGCCAGTGTCACACTACAAATAAATGAATTATTAGTGTTTCTCAGATAACTGGTTAAAGAATGTTTATCCTCATGTGACTGGATGGTATGACTCACGTCACTCATTTGGGGGTAGAATGTACTATGCCTGAGTCAGTCACAGTCCAAGAAATTCTCAGTGACTCTGCTGTTTCAAAattaacatgatcactcacttaATTGcctgcccacccacccacccgtaAAACTCATTTAGCTTCTGTGCTCATCCTTTGGACTTTAGGTTGTAGCTGGGGCATCTGGGGTAGTACCAGCTTCAGGACTGCCCTCTGCTACCTGGTTTAGCAAGAAGAACTTCAGCACAGGGTCCAAATATTCCATGATGGTCTCCTTGACCCCTTTCTCCAGTAAGTACCCTTCTGTCTCAATCTCTGTGTTTTCCTGCCCAGCCACTGCCTCCATGGCTGTCTGCAGGAACCGCAAGCTCACCAGCACAGACACCTGAAAATGAAAAGGTGAAGAAATGTTAGGAACAGGTACATATAAGGTACATAAGATAATGGTAATCTTGCAGCCTTACCCCAGATATGAGCAGACTGGCAACAAAAAGTCACATTTTATGGATACAGTTTAAAATGTTTACACATAAAACACAGAAAACACAGATCTCTCTCCTGATCCACTTGCCATATGTCATCTACTTCTCACCAGTTCAAGCAAATCCTGTCTTAAAAGTATTTTGGTTGATGCAACGGCTGTGTTATGAAATACATCTGTGACTCTGACAGCTGAACCACTTTCTTAAATTGCCTAGCATACTCATTCTGCTTGTACAATATGTTCCAATGCAGTTTCTCATGTGCTGGTCAAGAGGCAATAGCGTATTGAGAATAGAATATATTTTATAAATGCAGATTTCCTCTGGCAGCAGTTTCCTTCATCCAACCCTGCACTGCTGTTTCCATATGTGTGATCTGCATCCAAATTACGACCTCGGCCCTGCCTGAAATGACTGCAGAACCACTATATTTTGTTCTCATAGTACCTGTATCATGAAAACTGAGAGCACCCCGGCACCAATGGTGTTCATTAGGCCCATGTAGTAGTTGACCAGGGCCTCCCTGCAGCCGCGGATGTAGATATTAAGCTCCTCAGTCTGGTGTTCATAGTTGTAGTGAGCCGAGTTGTTTGTGAGGTGATACTGGATGCATGGACGGGGAGAGCTGGGGTTGCAGCAGCTGAAAGGGACGCCATCCAGCAAGTATCGACCATCCACGTTGCTCTTGATGCGGCTGCAAAGAGAAAGGTGGAAATCAAGAGTGAGCGGTGAACCCTCAGAAGTAAAGATACAACAAGACAGGGTCCACAGGTGGCCTTTTCTAGCAGAGGGTTTACAATTCCATTAGATGGGCCCTCTATCATCTAGCCTGATGTGTGCACCAGGCCAAATTCGCCAATACACAGGTTTCCGTTCTAGCCATAAAGATGTTGTGGAACTGGACAAAAACAAGGAGTTGGGGAAAACTTCATGCTACTCTGTAATGTTTTCCATAACTTACTCTTTTACTTCCTTAGAACTGAAATCGAGATAACGGTTGCTGATCCACTGGACTTCAAACCAGTCCCTGTAGTCGGTGTTTCCACAGCACTGGAACTCCATCTGTAGGCGGTCGATATTCTGTTTCTGGAAACACCGTCCCGGGGTGTCTGTGTCCTTGTAGAAACGGATGCCATTCCTCAGGCCAATTTTCAGAGACGACTCCAGATTCCCCTTCATGGCGTAGCTCATTATCACAGCCAGTAGCATGAGGAAGGTGAAGAAACAGGAAATGGCGAAATAGGGTTTCAAGAACGTCTTCCAGCGAGGAAATCGTCCGGCATCAAGGGCGTCTTGACAGATCCTTGCAGCAAAATAGTTGATTCCCAGGGAGGCCAGACCAACAATCATGAGAGTGTTGGGTACAATGTGTATTTCTGTGTTATCCATCACCTGTAAGTCAGTCAGCATGCATCAGTATTTTTCTTTCCAGTAAATTTACTGCAAATTCATGTCACTCTAAACTTGATCTAAGCCCAGTGTTTATCAGTACAGATATTAATATTGATATTGGGGATATTGATATTGGTATTTgtgatattgatattgatattggGGATATTGATATTAATATTGATATTGAGGAGCTACCCAACTGAACTGCACTGTTTGCAGCAGCCCTAGTGGGGCACATCAGGGTAAAGGTTCTTACCTATGGGCACCTGGCCAGTAATTGTTTAGGAGAAGAATTTTCTCaatagggattcaaaccagcaactcTTCTATGAGAACATTTCTTCTCTTATAGAAATAAGAAAATGGGTGATGGAAAAATGTGAAAAAATTTAATTTTTCAGCCTTTATCTGTATTGGCTTATTAGATTATTTATTCCTATTGGTGTGCCAGACCTTGGTTGTCCAATTTATTAACACCTTTGCAGCAAGAAGCAAGAATGGTCAGGCGTTgaaaagcaacaccttgaaccTCCAGACCTGCATGTTTTCTAAGATGACTTGAAAATATTAGAATGCACTTAAAAGACAAAGCACGTAAAATCATTCTTTTGAACTGCATAAAATTTGAATAAGATCATGAATGTTGCATTGTTCTTCAACCTTAGCCGGGAATTTTTATTTAATGGTGAGAAGTATTTCCATATTCAAATGAAGTTTGTATCACATAATGAAAAGAAAACGTTTTATTCATATTCAAATGAAATGTATGATGAAAGAATTAGTTTTTGTTGTGATTGTTTGGCACTGACCACCGGGATGCACTTGGAATAGCAAAACCTATAGCTTCATGTTTCTATGCTCATAAAACGACACACACTGATATTCCATAAGGACCTTGTTATAGAAGCAGTGGCCTCTATGTAGGAGTAATATGTTATaataagttaataataataataacaatagtagtaataataatgtccTAAGTTAtgatgttattattgttattgtattattaATAAGTTATTTCCAGTGTTAACTGGCAATCCAAGCAGCCTGTCACTTCTGATTATTAGCTTATCGGATGATCAACTTGGAAGCCATGAACTGACCAGGTAACAAGGTCTATGCGTCCTTTCCACAAATACGCTGTGGGACTCTACTTGGCTAGATTTGGATTTGAGATTTTGAATTGTTTCAGAAATACAAATTCTCTGCAAGCAGTTTGACGGATATTTGAGAGTATGTTGCTTCTCATGAACCCGACATACTGTGCAATCTGCCTTAAGAGTCTGGTTGGTGTATATCTACAACTACCCACTGGCTTTGGCGGAGGCCTAATCGTCTAGTCAGACTGctgtcatcacccccccccccagtatactCATCAGTTGACTACCACAGTATCGAGCTGTTTTAGTAATTCTACAAGCTGTCTTCGCTATGTcaaagatatccatccatccatccattatccaagccgtttatcctaaccagggtcgcggggatgctggagcctatcccagcagtcattgggcggcaggcagggagacaccctggacaggccgccaggtcatcacagggccggcacattcacacctagggacaatttagtacggctgattcacctgacctacatgtctttggactgtgggaggaacccggagcccccggaggaaacccatgcagacacggggagaacatgcagactccacacagaggacggcctgggatgacccccaaggtgggacaatcccggggttcgaacccaggaccttcttgctgtcagtccactgtgctaaccactgcaccactgtgccatcaTCTCAAAGAGATGTTTCCTTGTAATAAAACTCTTCTGTTTAAGACTCAACATCCTGGTGTAGTTGAAATAAAGTAATACTGAAGAGGTGCAAGTAACACTGGAGTACTATAAATGTACTACAGAAACAATGTTATGACTTTTTGACTGCAAATAATTAGAGATATACAAAAATATTCATACTTGTGCGATAAATATTCAAATATAGCAAATATGTTGCGTGGGTTTTGCTGGCGCTGGAAAATTTTGATGGCTTTCTTTAAAGGCGGGGGATTAAGGAACAGTGCAGCCTGCTTTATTATACGATGACTCAGGTCCCAGTTAAGTCAGAGACATTTGCCTCTAGTTGGTCCCCATATAATAAGAAATAAGAAACATTTTATGGTCAACAGTATGGGTTCAAGGGTGAGTGCTGCTCATTTCCCCTGGAATCCTAAAAGATTTGAACCATGACCTTGTTAAATAGGCATTCGAAATATGATTAGACCCACTCTTGGCAATGTGCCAAAAGAAGAGACGTTAGCAGGAATGCTTAGCAAGACTGTAGCAGTGGTTTGAACAGATATCTGGCAAAGAtgctgtgtttgcatgtgtaaaaTATTCTGGTACTTATTCCTTTAAATgtatgtgaatgttctcattcatccaggtcatggttatccaaaggaattgaatcaagtgcaactggacttggttatatatccgtgaagacgtttcacctctcatccaagaggcttcatcagttcatgcctttcctAGACCaagaaggcacgaactgatgaagcctcttgggtgagaggtgaaacgtcttcacggatatataaccaagtccagttgcacttgattcaattcctttggatattccTTTAAACAATTACGTTAAAGGTGTCATTAGATGCATTCCTCCACAACTGTTAAACATGATGGTAGACCTTTCAGAATACATTTTGTGGTATTATTAGTGTCCATATACTGACTTCATAACACTAGTTAAGACCAGAGGCAAGATTACTTGAGTTAAGTCTATCAATGCATCTGTGCCTTCACATTTTTCCCTATTGCATGGATGGAGGAATATCTCGGCACGCTTTTTATACGGAACTTATGCCATGCATGTCTTCTACACAATACCCTTACTAAACTCATGTTGAACCTTGAGATCTGCAGTAAACAAAACTTGAATTTCTCAGACATATGAGTCAAAACTAAACTTTTGACCAGAAAAGTGCTTTGGCATTGCTTAAGTTTAACAGTAGCAGCGCGTAAAACTTCACAAGTACCTCTGCCCTCCTTCGGAGCTCCGTCTTTAGGAAGCAGCCCAGGGTGAAAGTGATGGCACCAGCCAATGTGGCCAGCCAGGAGAGGAGCCACAGTCCCTGGGCAAGCTTCACCCTCTTCTCGAAGGGAAATTTCATCTTCATCACCACCATGGTTGCAGCGAGGGGCCTGTTACACCAGGGGAATAGGGGAAGGAGAGTGGCGAGGAGGGAATGATGCTCTGCCTTATCTgtgggagaggaggagagtgCAGAGACAGGACCACATAGCACACAGAattcaagaaaaaaaatgaacCAATTATGTTGGATCGATTACAATTCAAAAGGTTTCCCAAGAAGACACCGATGATATCCACATGAGAAAACAAAAAGCTTTTTTATCCAGAAATGAAAAGGGTAGGAGATGCTAGTGCAAACGGCATCCTTTAAGAAAACTAAGAGCCTGAACGAAATAATGAAACTTCTATATCTCAGTTGGTAATATCTTGGATTCACTGGTGTCAGCGTGCCAAAGTTCACCTTATTTGTTGCCCCAAAAACTGctagaaaaaaaaagtccagcTGTCGTCTCTGACCACTGTATATTGTCCG from Lampris incognitus isolate fLamInc1 chromosome 8, fLamInc1.hap2, whole genome shotgun sequence encodes the following:
- the rom1a gene encoding rod outer segment membrane protein 1a, producing MVVMKMKFPFEKRVKLAQGLWLLSWLATLAGAITFTLGCFLKTELRRRAEVMDNTEIHIVPNTLMIVGLASLGINYFAARICQDALDAGRFPRWKTFLKPYFAISCFFTFLMLLAVIMSYAMKGNLESSLKIGLRNGIRFYKDTDTPGRCFQKQNIDRLQMEFQCCGNTDYRDWFEVQWISNRYLDFSSKEVKDRIKSNVDGRYLLDGVPFSCCNPSSPRPCIQYHLTNNSAHYNYEHQTEELNIYIRGCREALVNYYMGLMNTIGAGVLSVFMIQVSVLVSLRFLQTAMEAVAGQENTEIETEGYLLEKGVKETIMEYLDPVLKFFLLNQVAEGSPEAGTTPDAPATT